The Mercurialis annua linkage group LG8, ddMerAnnu1.2, whole genome shotgun sequence genome window below encodes:
- the LOC126660265 gene encoding hydroxyacylglutathione hydrolase cytoplasmic-like → MKIFHIPCLEDNYAYLIIDEDTKEAAVVDPVEPQKVLDLANLHGVHLKFLLTTHHHWDHAGGNEKMKELVPGIQVCGGSLDNVKACTHLVHNGDTFTLGSHLTILALHTPCHTKGHISYYVTGKEGDHPAVFTGDTLFIAGCGKFFEGTAEQMYQSLCVTLGSLPKPTQVYCGHEYTIKNLQFALSIEPDNVKLHEKLKWAQKQRQEGLPTIPSTIEEELETNPYMRVDLPELMAKVGCESPVETIQKLRKQKDNWRG, encoded by the exons ATGAAGATCTTCCATATTCCTTGCCTAGAAGATAACTACGCCTATCT GATAATAGACGAGGACACTAAAGAAGCAGCAGTAGTGGATCCCGTGGAGCCGCAAAAGGTGCTTGACCTCGCCAATCTCCATGGCGTCCATCTCAAGTTCCTCCTCACCACTCACCATCACTG GGATCATGCTGGGGGTAATGAGAAGATGAAGGAGCTCGTCCCTGGGATTCAGGTGTGCGGTGGTTCCCTCGACAACGTCAAGGCCTGCACCCATCTAGTTCACAATGGTGATACCTTTACTCTTGGTTCTCATCTCACTATTTTGGCTCTCCACACTCCTTG TCATACTAAGGGTCACATAAGTTATTATGTTACTGGCAAGGAGGGAGACCATCCTGCAGTTTTCACTGGCGACACActg TTTATTGCTGGTTGCGGGAAATTCTTTGAAGGCACTGCAGAACAGATGTATCAATCACTTTGTGTCACGTTGGGTTCACTGCCAAAACCTACTCAAGTCTATTGTGGTCACGAg TACACTATCAAAAACTTGCAATTTGCTCTATCAATTGAACCGGATAATGTGAAGTTACACGAGAAGCTTAAATGGGCTCAGAAACAGCGCCAAGAAGGTCTCCCCACCATTCCCTCAACAATTGAGGAAGAGTTGGAGACAAATCCATACATGCGCGTGGATCTTCCGGAGCTTATG GCAAAAGTGGGCTGTGAATCTCCTGTTGAAACCATTCAGAAGTTAAGGAAGCAGAAAGACAATTGGAGAGGCTAG